A window of the Arachis duranensis cultivar V14167 chromosome 5, aradu.V14167.gnm2.J7QH, whole genome shotgun sequence genome harbors these coding sequences:
- the LOC107487438 gene encoding bifunctional nuclease 2 isoform X1 has protein sequence MLCSRFCVRTIPGVATVADHGNATRCSSTCLPHSSLAMDLSPLLHHAPSLRTSRLRCRKSVLISCDSSRGPSRTRSSFGDHHDDYLEASLLLSETISHYHMWRHRSQEELQWKSSTPSIPIAVQGRNLRSDNNLMRQSFLQRFQNPTIFLKISCDGDYILPIVVGKVAIEKLIDPEVEENGVCPDQFQLAKNVVERLDHEVIMVRITERVVSTYFARVYLSQPGKSNIISVDARPSDAINIANRCKAPIYVSKQIVLADAIRLGYGMGRAHNKRPTYDVVLDSAVDGPDLVAEELSMMNNMHIAIKHERFEDAAIWRDKLANLRKSKHEH, from the exons ATGCTCTGTTCCCGATTCTGCGTCCGTACGATCCCCGGCGTTGCCACCGTCGCCGATCACGGCAATGCCACTCGCTGTTCCTCCACCTGCCTCCCTCACTCCTCCCTCGCAATGGACCTCTCCCCTCTCCTCCACCACGCTCCTTCCCTCCGAACAAGCCGCCTCCGATGCCGCAAATCGGTCCTCATTTCATGCGATTCCTCGCGTGGACCCTCCCGCACCAGATCCAGCTTCGGCGATCATCACGATGACTATCTCGaagcttctcttcttctctctg AAACAATTTCACACTATCATATGTGGAGGCATCGGTCTCAAGAAGAGTTACAATGGAAATCCTCTACACCATCAATTCCCATAGCTGTCCAAGGAAGAAATTTGAGATCAGATAATAATTTGATGAGACAAAGCTTTCTACAGCGTTTCCAGAATCCAACCATTTTTCTCAAGATTTCTTGTGATGGAGACTATATTCTGCCCATTGTTGTAG GAAAGGTCGCTATTGAAAAACTAATTGATCCTGAAGTTGAAGAAAATGGG GTTTGTCCAGACCAGTTCCAGTTGGCAAAAAACGTGGTTGAAAGACTAGACCATGAA GTGATAATGGTGAGGATTACAGAGAGAGTGGTCAGTACTTATTTTGCCAGAGTGTACCTTAGCCAG CCAGGGAAAAGCAATATTATTAGTGTGGATGCACGGCCCTCTGATGCCATTAATATTGCAAATAGATGCAAG GCCCCAATATATGTTAGTAAACAAATTGTCTTAGCAGATGCTATCAGGCTTGGTTATGGAATGGGCAGAGCGCATAACAAAAGACCTACTTATGATGTAGTACTTGACAG TGCTGTAGATGGTCCTGATTTAGTAGCTGAAGAACTTAGTATGATGAATAACATGCATATAGCTATCAAACATGAAAGATTTGAAGATGCtg CTATATGGAGAGATAAACTTGCAAATCTTcgtaaatcaaaacatgaacaCTAA
- the LOC107487438 gene encoding bifunctional nuclease 2 isoform X2, which produces MWRHRSQEELQWKSSTPSIPIAVQGRNLRSDNNLMRQSFLQRFQNPTIFLKISCDGDYILPIVVGKVAIEKLIDPEVEENGVCPDQFQLAKNVVERLDHEVIMVRITERVVSTYFARVYLSQPGKSNIISVDARPSDAINIANRCKAPIYVSKQIVLADAIRLGYGMGRAHNKRPTYDVVLDSAVDGPDLVAEELSMMNNMHIAIKHERFEDAAIWRDKLANLRKSKHEH; this is translated from the exons ATGTGGAGGCATCGGTCTCAAGAAGAGTTACAATGGAAATCCTCTACACCATCAATTCCCATAGCTGTCCAAGGAAGAAATTTGAGATCAGATAATAATTTGATGAGACAAAGCTTTCTACAGCGTTTCCAGAATCCAACCATTTTTCTCAAGATTTCTTGTGATGGAGACTATATTCTGCCCATTGTTGTAG GAAAGGTCGCTATTGAAAAACTAATTGATCCTGAAGTTGAAGAAAATGGG GTTTGTCCAGACCAGTTCCAGTTGGCAAAAAACGTGGTTGAAAGACTAGACCATGAA GTGATAATGGTGAGGATTACAGAGAGAGTGGTCAGTACTTATTTTGCCAGAGTGTACCTTAGCCAG CCAGGGAAAAGCAATATTATTAGTGTGGATGCACGGCCCTCTGATGCCATTAATATTGCAAATAGATGCAAG GCCCCAATATATGTTAGTAAACAAATTGTCTTAGCAGATGCTATCAGGCTTGGTTATGGAATGGGCAGAGCGCATAACAAAAGACCTACTTATGATGTAGTACTTGACAG TGCTGTAGATGGTCCTGATTTAGTAGCTGAAGAACTTAGTATGATGAATAACATGCATATAGCTATCAAACATGAAAGATTTGAAGATGCtg CTATATGGAGAGATAAACTTGCAAATCTTcgtaaatcaaaacatgaacaCTAA
- the LOC110280880 gene encoding ankyrin repeat domain-containing protein, chloroplastic, with product MFHYMALLNPPHPPSIFSSFPFFTPSPQFLKFPRIWKNPHSLPTSFQSFNEEEDEHVIGDCLVYEEGIFDDPISQNQTNSHSDNSRTLTPTRTKPSSKKQVPEIATENLVPDKWREVQAELNITKKERRKIAQEMEFNSKVMKKRQGLVPLRDMNLDEYKAYKEAKLAQLKPLVLDNPSGFPVKEEGSIRNGGDLNDGYDNGGGGSRRVEPKNPKWAVYGKGLDNVTEFFNSEDYDPASADTKNNEGHRRLFTKEEKALLNKRVPDLEAATSEKWLPLHTLAACGEFYLLDSLMKHNVDINAVDKDGLTALHKAIIGKKQAITNYLLRNSANPFVLDRDGATLLHYAVQTASSQTIKILLLYNVDLNLQDNDGWTPLHLAIQAQRTDLVRLLLIKGADKTIKNKDGLTPLDLCLYSGQSPRTYELIKLLKLPQGRTRLESR from the exons ATGTTCCACTACATGGCTCTGCTGAATCCTCCTCATCCTCCCTCTATCTTCTCTTCATTCCCATTCTTCACTCCTTCTCCGCAGTTTCTCAAATTCCCCAGAATCTGGAAGAACCCACACTCTCTCCCCACATCCTTCCAGTCCTTCaacgaagaagaagacgaaCACGTTATTGGCGACTGTCTCGTCTACGAGGAAGGAATTTTCGATGACCCCATTTCGCAAAACCAGACCAATTCCCACTCTGATAATTCTCGCACTCTCACCCCAACCAGAACCAAACCAAGTTCCAAGAAGCAGGTTCCTGAAATTGCCACTGAAAACTTGGTTCCCGACAAATGGAGGGAGGTTCAGGCAGAACTCAACATAACCAAGAAGGAGAGGCGCAAGATTGCTCAGGAGATGGAGTTCAACAGCAAGGTTATGAAGAAGAGACAAGGCTTGGTTCCATTGAGGGACATGAACCTTGACGAGTATAAGGCTTATAAGGAGGCCAAGTTGGCACAACTGAAACCCCTTGTTCTCGATAACCCTTCTGGTTTTCCAGTGAAAGAGGAAGGTTCCATCAGAAATGGAGGTGATTTGAATGATGGGTatgataatggtggtggtggtagtcgGCGTGTAGAGCCTAAGAATCCTAAGTGGGCTGTTTATGGGAAGGGTTTGGACAATGTCACTGAGTTTTTCAACAGTGAGGACTATGACCCTGCCAGTGCTGATACTAAGAACAACGAAG GTCACCGGAGGTTGTTCACTAAGGAGGAGAAGGCTTTATTGAATAAGCGAGTACCAGATTTGGAAGCTGCTACTTCA GAAAAATGGCTTCCGCTGCACACTCTTGCTGCATGTGGAGAATTCTACCTTTTAGATTCTTTGATGAAGCATAATGTAGATATTAATGCTGTTGATAAG GATGGTTTGACAGCTCTTCACAAAGCGATCATTGGAAAAAAGCAAGCGATTACTAACTATCTCTTGAGAAATTCAGCTAATCCTTTCGTATTGGATAGA GATGGGGCCACCTTGTTGCACTATGCAGTACAAACAGCTTCTAGCCAGACAATTAAAATTCTCTTATTATACAATGTGGATTTAAATCTTCAGGACAAT GATGGCTGGACACCATTACATCTTGCCATTCAAGCTCAGAGAACAGATTTAGTTAGGCTTCTACTCATTAAAGGTGCTGATAAGACAATAAAGAACAAG GATGGTTTAACACCACTTGATCTTTGCCTTTACTCTGGTCAAAGTCCCAGAACATACGAGCTAATCAAGTTGTTGAAGTTGCCGCAAGGGCGCACAAGACTCGAGTCCAGGTAG